Proteins encoded by one window of Enterococcus faecalis:
- a CDS encoding acyl-ACP thioesterase domain-containing protein, protein MGKKHTSSYEVAYYDGDFTGAMKIPALLAVVIKVSEEQTELLGRDAAYVAQFGLGWVITNYEIEIHRLPKVGEKVAITTQAMSYNKYFCYRNFWVHDEEGNECVFVKSTFVLMDQKNRKISSVLPEIIAPFDSEKITKIYRHKKIEKVTEGNFLPYRVRFFDIDGNQHVNNAIYFNWLLDVLGYDFLTTHQPKKILVKFDKEVEYGQEVESHYEIVEQENQLKTRHEIRIDGQTYCEANIDWTN, encoded by the coding sequence GTGGGAAAAAAACATACATCCTCTTATGAAGTTGCCTACTATGACGGCGATTTTACTGGTGCAATGAAGATACCGGCTTTGTTAGCGGTTGTCATTAAAGTATCAGAAGAACAAACAGAATTACTAGGAAGAGATGCGGCTTATGTCGCTCAATTTGGTCTAGGCTGGGTCATCACCAATTATGAAATAGAGATTCACCGCTTACCAAAAGTTGGTGAAAAAGTAGCAATTACAACGCAAGCTATGAGTTATAACAAATATTTTTGTTATCGTAACTTTTGGGTTCATGATGAAGAAGGCAATGAATGTGTCTTTGTGAAATCAACCTTTGTCTTAATGGATCAAAAAAATCGGAAAATCAGTAGTGTGTTACCAGAAATTATTGCACCTTTTGATTCTGAAAAAATCACTAAAATTTATCGCCATAAAAAAATTGAAAAGGTCACAGAGGGGAACTTTTTACCTTATCGTGTGCGTTTTTTTGATATTGATGGCAATCAACATGTTAATAATGCGATTTACTTTAATTGGTTATTGGATGTGTTAGGGTATGACTTTTTAACAACGCATCAACCGAAAAAAATTCTTGTGAAATTTGATAAAGAAGTAGAATATGGCCAAGAAGTCGAAAGTCATTACGAAATTGTCGAACAAGAAAATCAGTTGAAAACGCGCCATGAGATTCGGATTGATGGTCAAACCTATTGTGAAGCGAATATCGATTGGACCAACTAA
- a CDS encoding lytic polysaccharide monooxygenase codes for MKKSLLTIVLAFSFVLGGAALAPTVSEAHGYVASPGSRAFFGSSAGGNLNTNVGRAQWEPQSIEAPKNTFITGKLASAGVSGFEPLDEQTATRWHKTNITTGPLDITWNLTAQHRTASWDYYITKNGWNPNQPLDIKNFDKIASIDGKQEVPNKVVKQTINIPTDRKGYHVIYAVWGIGDTVNAFYQAIDVNIQ; via the coding sequence GTGAAAAAGAGTTTATTAACAATCGTCCTGGCTTTTAGTTTTGTTTTAGGTGGCGCTGCATTGGCCCCTACTGTTTCGGAGGCTCATGGTTACGTAGCAAGTCCTGGAAGTCGTGCTTTCTTTGGTAGTTCTGCTGGTGGTAACTTAAATACAAATGTTGGTCGTGCACAATGGGAACCTCAAAGTATCGAAGCGCCCAAAAATACGTTTATTACTGGCAAATTAGCCAGTGCAGGTGTCTCAGGTTTTGAACCTTTGGATGAACAAACAGCTACTCGTTGGCACAAAACAAACATTACAACAGGTCCCCTTGACATCACTTGGAACTTAACTGCCCAACATAGAACTGCTTCTTGGGATTACTATATTACTAAAAATGGCTGGAATCCCAATCAACCATTAGACATTAAAAACTTCGACAAAATTGCTTCAATTGACGGTAAACAAGAAGTTCCTAATAAAGTTGTTAAACAAACAATTAATATTCCGACAGACCGCAAAGGTTATCATGTCATTTACGCTGTCTGGGGCATTGGTGATACGGTGAACGCCTTTTACCAAGCGATTGATGTGAACATTCAGTAA
- a CDS encoding DUF5808 domain-containing protein, whose protein sequence is MAVFFYFILVSVAFFMAFTMGIYANPHKNIILENTLPEDKLQDPSVQAIRKRYKKRLVQLAAVFSVLSLPLLFIPYDSILLFLFLLLLFSFIGSGYYLQIVYIRKMAALKMQNGWLLPKRPLLIDTQLVLNKNQKLISFWWFLPAIILTFAGGFYSLQTAIGSWILFLITVLMLSLFIGGYYFIARLPVKPLTSDSKINQQINDLFRHHWSVLMVLSSLVFAPLTILPTFTIVIDYTVAMALTFCYFILLFVYVGFLFYYLFSMRKKQDQFVLQAGDYRYGDDDQYWRYGIYINPKDPKIMVPDRIGMNLSINLGRPAGKIILAATGILTIAVLFFATVPMFINDFSSHAFQATIENKQIELSAPLAKTRSIPFNQITAVSLIDDLPQERIRTMGAATDSYLTGEFKVAGKPAYLLIYTKSHPILKIETREKVYYYTAREGQETTKIYQEIKAKLP, encoded by the coding sequence ATGGCGGTATTCTTTTATTTCATCCTAGTTTCTGTCGCTTTTTTTATGGCATTTACTATGGGGATTTATGCAAATCCTCACAAAAATATTATTTTGGAAAACACTTTACCAGAAGATAAACTACAAGATCCCAGCGTTCAAGCAATCCGAAAACGTTATAAAAAACGCTTGGTTCAACTAGCAGCCGTTTTTAGTGTTCTTAGTTTACCTTTGTTATTTATTCCTTATGATTCGATTTTATTGTTCCTTTTTCTGTTACTTTTATTTAGTTTTATTGGCAGTGGCTACTATCTGCAAATCGTTTATATTCGCAAAATGGCCGCTTTAAAAATGCAAAACGGCTGGTTGCTACCTAAGCGTCCTCTCTTAATCGATACGCAATTAGTTTTAAATAAAAACCAGAAACTTATTTCATTTTGGTGGTTTTTACCTGCAATTATTCTTACTTTTGCTGGGGGCTTTTATTCCTTGCAAACGGCGATTGGTTCCTGGATTCTTTTCTTAATTACTGTTTTGATGTTAAGTTTGTTCATTGGCGGCTATTATTTTATTGCGCGCTTACCTGTCAAACCGCTAACTAGTGACTCAAAAATTAATCAGCAAATCAATGATTTATTTCGGCATCATTGGTCTGTTTTAATGGTTTTATCCTCCTTAGTTTTTGCACCGCTAACCATTTTACCAACTTTCACAATTGTAATTGATTATACGGTTGCGATGGCTCTTACTTTTTGTTATTTTATTCTTTTGTTTGTTTATGTAGGCTTTCTCTTCTACTACCTATTTTCAATGCGCAAAAAACAAGATCAATTCGTTTTACAGGCTGGCGATTATCGCTATGGGGATGATGATCAATATTGGCGGTATGGGATTTATATCAATCCAAAGGACCCCAAAATCATGGTTCCTGATCGCATTGGTATGAATTTATCCATTAACCTAGGACGGCCTGCTGGGAAAATTATTCTAGCCGCTACTGGTATTTTAACGATTGCGGTGCTGTTCTTTGCCACAGTGCCGATGTTTATAAATGATTTTTCTAGTCATGCCTTTCAAGCAACTATTGAAAATAAACAAATTGAGTTATCTGCCCCATTAGCAAAAACAAGGTCAATTCCTTTTAACCAAATCACTGCTGTTTCTTTGATTGATGACTTACCTCAAGAACGCATCCGCACAATGGGTGCTGCGACAGATAGTTACTTAACAGGAGAATTTAAAGTCGCTGGAAAACCTGCTTATTTACTAATTTATACAAAAAGTCATCCGATTCTGAAAATAGAAACGCGGGAAAAAGTTTATTATTATACTGCGCGTGAGGGTCAAGAAACGACTAAGATTTATCAGGAAATCAAAGCAAAGCTTCCATAA
- a CDS encoding aminopeptidase C, which produces MTAIEPKLTEKFHQDFLNNNKQNALQRSVVKNGISASGESVQGAVNNVPVFSVDLATGKVANQKQSGRCWMFAALNTFRHRMLNAFQLKDFELSQNYTFFWDKYEKSNYFYENIIATADQPLTSRKVAFLLATPQQDGGQWDMIVSIFDKYGVVPKTAMPESSNSSNSRDLNNYLNKKLRKDATILRSLIEKGASAEEVQKNKEAMLQEIYNFLAISLGTPPETFDFEYRDEEKNYHLDQNLTPQTFFEKYVGVNLHDYVSIINAPTEDKPFNKTYTVEMLGNVVGGKEVKYLNVEMAAFKKLAAAQLEQGESVWFGCDVGQSSTRDTGIMALDVYDMNDLFDIDFTMTKAERLDFGESLMTHAMVLTGVDIVDGQTTKWKVENSWGEKVGENGFFVMSDAWMDEYTYQIVVHKDLLTDEQKKAWEQAPTVLAPWDPMGALA; this is translated from the coding sequence ATGACAGCAATTGAACCAAAATTAACAGAGAAATTCCATCAAGATTTCTTGAACAATAATAAACAAAATGCCTTACAACGTAGTGTAGTAAAAAATGGTATCAGCGCTTCAGGTGAATCTGTACAAGGAGCCGTGAATAACGTACCCGTCTTTTCAGTCGACTTAGCTACTGGAAAAGTGGCCAATCAAAAACAAAGCGGTCGCTGCTGGATGTTTGCGGCGTTAAATACATTTAGACATAGAATGTTAAATGCGTTTCAATTAAAAGATTTTGAATTATCACAAAACTATACATTTTTCTGGGATAAATATGAAAAATCAAACTATTTCTATGAAAATATTATTGCAACAGCCGATCAACCGTTGACTAGTCGTAAAGTGGCCTTTTTATTAGCGACACCACAACAAGATGGTGGGCAATGGGATATGATCGTTTCAATTTTTGATAAATATGGCGTAGTGCCTAAAACGGCAATGCCTGAAAGCAGCAACAGTTCCAATTCACGTGATTTAAACAACTATTTAAATAAAAAATTACGCAAAGATGCAACAATTTTACGTAGTTTAATTGAAAAAGGCGCTTCTGCTGAAGAAGTCCAAAAAAACAAAGAAGCAATGTTACAAGAAATTTATAATTTCTTAGCAATCTCTTTAGGAACACCGCCAGAAACCTTTGATTTTGAATACCGTGACGAAGAAAAAAATTATCATTTGGATCAAAATCTAACACCGCAAACATTCTTTGAAAAATACGTTGGCGTTAATTTACATGATTATGTAAGTATTATTAATGCTCCTACAGAAGATAAACCCTTCAACAAAACATACACTGTTGAAATGTTAGGGAATGTTGTCGGCGGCAAAGAAGTTAAATATTTAAATGTAGAAATGGCTGCTTTCAAAAAATTAGCTGCTGCACAATTGGAACAAGGCGAATCTGTTTGGTTTGGTTGTGATGTCGGACAATCTTCAACACGTGACACAGGAATTATGGCATTAGACGTTTACGATATGAACGATCTTTTTGATATTGATTTTACGATGACTAAAGCAGAACGTTTAGACTTTGGTGAAAGCTTAATGACACACGCCATGGTTTTAACAGGTGTTGATATCGTTGATGGTCAAACAACAAAATGGAAAGTGGAAAATAGCTGGGGCGAAAAAGTCGGTGAAAATGGCTTCTTCGTTATGAGCGATGCGTGGATGGACGAATACACTTATCAAATCGTTGTGCACAAAGATTTATTAACTGATGAACAGAAAAAAGCTTGGGAACAAGCGCCAACTGTTTTGGCACCTTGGGACCCAATGGGCGCATTAGCATAA
- a CDS encoding DMT family transporter, whose amino-acid sequence MSWLYLVIAGCFEIFGVGSIKLFTTKKDLRSLLILILAFSGSFLFLYLGMRQLPMGVSYAVWTGIGTAGGAILGMLLGESKDLRRIFFIFLIIVSVIGLKLIG is encoded by the coding sequence ATGAGTTGGTTATACTTAGTTATTGCAGGCTGTTTTGAAATCTTTGGCGTAGGTTCAATTAAATTATTTACAACAAAAAAAGACTTACGTTCATTGTTAATTTTAATTCTAGCGTTTAGTGGTAGTTTCTTATTTTTATATTTAGGGATGAGACAATTACCGATGGGCGTTTCTTATGCGGTTTGGACAGGAATTGGTACAGCAGGAGGCGCTATTTTAGGAATGCTCTTAGGTGAATCAAAAGACCTACGCCGGATATTTTTTATTTTTTTAATCATTGTTTCTGTGATTGGTTTAAAATTAATTGGTTAG
- a CDS encoding heavy metal translocating P-type ATPase, translating into MESKTFDIEGMSCASCAQTIEKATAKLPGMAKASVNLATEKLSVTYDQTEVTEEEIKEAVSDAGYKAISPAQQRTFAIEGMSCASCAQTIEKAVNQLSGVQQAIVNLATEKLVVSYDDHQVTSAEIIKAVTDAGYQATEEVAAGATADQDREKKQKHIAEMWQRFWISAVFTVPLLYIAMGHMVGLPLPDFLNPMTHATIFAMVQLILTLPVLYVGREFFTVGFKALFKGHPNMFSLVALGTSAAFVYSLYGTVMIFLGDTSFTMALYYESAGVILTLITLGKYFEAVSKGKTSDAIKKLMGLAPKTAHILRDGAEIEVPVDAVQLDDIVIVRPGDKIPVDGVIVSGSSSVDEAMLTGESLPVEKKVGDAVIGASINKNGSFQFKTTKVGKETALAQIIQLVEDAQGSKAPIAQLADKISGVFVPIVIGLAVLSGLAWFFLGQESWIFALTITISVLVIACPCALGLATPTAIMVGTGKGAENGVLIKSGDALETTHKIQTIVFDKTGTITEGKPVVTDILVADSALSEAELLTLAASAEQGSEHPLGEAIVGAAKERQLPLAEGSDFSAIPGHGIRVTVNERVLLLGNIKLMKEEAIELSTFVQQADRLAEEGKTPMFVAKDGSFAGIIAVADTVKDSSQTAIARLHKMGIEAVMITGDNKRTAEAIAKQVGIDRVLSEVLPEDKALEVKKLQAEGKKVAMVGDGINDAPALAQADVGIAIGSGTDVAMESADIVLMRSDLMDVPTAVELSKATIKNIKENLFWAFAYNTLGIPVAMGVLHLFGGPLLSPMIAAAAMSFSSVSVLLNALRLKGFKPSTVKRTSGSQK; encoded by the coding sequence ATGGAAAGTAAAACGTTTGATATTGAAGGGATGAGCTGTGCTTCCTGTGCCCAAACGATTGAAAAGGCTACGGCGAAGTTACCTGGGATGGCAAAGGCAAGTGTCAATTTAGCTACGGAAAAATTAAGTGTCACGTATGATCAGACGGAAGTCACAGAAGAAGAAATTAAGGAAGCTGTGTCAGATGCTGGCTACAAGGCGATTAGCCCAGCCCAGCAACGAACGTTTGCGATTGAAGGAATGAGTTGTGCTTCCTGTGCCCAAACGATTGAAAAAGCTGTGAACCAATTATCTGGTGTTCAACAAGCGATTGTTAATTTAGCCACGGAAAAACTGGTGGTTAGTTATGACGACCATCAAGTAACGAGTGCTGAAATTATCAAAGCAGTTACGGATGCAGGTTATCAAGCGACAGAAGAAGTCGCTGCAGGTGCAACAGCGGACCAAGATCGTGAAAAGAAACAAAAACATATTGCTGAGATGTGGCAACGTTTTTGGATCTCAGCGGTGTTTACAGTACCCCTTCTTTATATTGCGATGGGACATATGGTAGGCTTACCATTGCCGGATTTTTTGAATCCAATGACACATGCGACGATCTTTGCAATGGTTCAATTGATTTTGACGTTACCCGTTCTATATGTCGGCAGAGAATTTTTCACAGTTGGTTTTAAAGCATTATTTAAAGGGCATCCGAATATGTTTTCTTTGGTAGCTTTAGGAACCAGTGCTGCTTTTGTGTATAGTTTATATGGCACAGTCATGATATTCTTAGGAGATACAAGTTTTACAATGGCTCTTTATTATGAATCAGCGGGTGTTATTTTAACTTTAATTACATTAGGAAAATATTTCGAAGCTGTTTCAAAAGGGAAAACCTCAGATGCGATAAAAAAATTAATGGGTTTGGCGCCGAAAACTGCTCATATTTTACGTGATGGCGCAGAAATTGAAGTGCCAGTTGATGCTGTTCAGTTGGATGACATTGTGATTGTTCGCCCAGGAGATAAAATCCCTGTTGATGGAGTGATTGTTTCAGGCAGTAGTTCTGTGGATGAAGCCATGTTAACGGGCGAAAGTTTGCCTGTTGAAAAGAAAGTCGGTGATGCAGTAATTGGTGCTAGCATCAATAAAAATGGCAGCTTTCAATTCAAGACGACAAAAGTGGGAAAAGAGACGGCCCTTGCCCAAATCATTCAATTAGTGGAAGATGCGCAAGGCTCAAAAGCGCCGATTGCACAATTAGCTGATAAAATTTCGGGTGTTTTTGTCCCAATCGTCATTGGTTTGGCTGTTCTTTCTGGCTTGGCTTGGTTCTTTTTAGGACAAGAGTCATGGATTTTCGCTTTGACAATTACTATTTCTGTGTTAGTGATTGCTTGTCCTTGTGCGCTCGGCTTGGCAACGCCGACTGCGATTATGGTGGGGACAGGTAAGGGCGCTGAAAATGGCGTTTTAATTAAAAGTGGGGATGCTTTAGAAACCACTCACAAAATTCAAACAATCGTGTTTGATAAAACAGGGACTATTACAGAAGGCAAACCGGTGGTTACAGATATTTTAGTTGCTGATTCAGCACTTTCAGAAGCTGAGTTACTAACATTAGCAGCTTCTGCAGAACAAGGATCAGAACACCCCCTAGGTGAAGCGATTGTGGGAGCGGCTAAAGAACGTCAATTGCCATTAGCAGAAGGAAGCGATTTTTCAGCGATTCCAGGTCACGGCATCCGTGTGACAGTCAACGAACGAGTCCTACTTTTGGGCAATATAAAATTAATGAAAGAAGAAGCCATTGAGCTATCAACGTTTGTTCAACAAGCGGATCGTTTGGCAGAAGAAGGGAAGACCCCAATGTTTGTGGCAAAAGATGGTTCGTTTGCGGGTATCATTGCGGTAGCAGATACTGTGAAGGATAGCAGTCAAACAGCCATTGCACGTTTGCATAAAATGGGGATCGAAGCCGTGATGATTACGGGAGACAACAAGCGTACTGCAGAGGCGATTGCAAAACAAGTAGGTATCGATCGTGTCTTAAGTGAAGTTTTACCAGAAGATAAAGCGTTAGAAGTGAAAAAACTACAAGCAGAAGGCAAAAAAGTTGCGATGGTGGGTGACGGTATTAATGATGCACCAGCACTTGCCCAAGCAGATGTGGGGATTGCTATTGGTTCAGGCACAGATGTTGCAATGGAATCGGCCGATATTGTGCTAATGCGTAGTGATTTAATGGATGTGCCTACAGCAGTTGAATTAAGTAAAGCGACCATCAAAAACATCAAAGAAAATCTTTTCTGGGCATTTGCTTATAATACATTAGGTATTCCAGTGGCTATGGGTGTGTTACACTTATTTGGTGGACCTTTGTTAAGTCCGATGATTGCAGCAGCAGCTATGAGTTTTAGTTCAGTCTCTGTCTTACTAAACGCCTTACGATTGAAAGGATTTAAACCTTCGACGGTGAAAAGAACTAGTGGAAGTCAAAAATAA
- a CDS encoding ring-cleaving dioxygenase, which yields MNTQILGLHHVTAMTSSAEKIYHFFTDILGLRLIKKTVNQDDIETYHLFFADDAGSPGTDMTFFDFPGLPKGTKGTNTISRTSFRVKDDAALDYWVSRFNEYVIDHGEIQERFGKKYLEFEDFDNQRYQLISDEKNQGVAAGTPWKKSNVPSEHALIGLGPAFVTVENYEHLQLVLTEVLGFKLIDAEGSFHLFEVGEGGNGASIIVEHREDLPAAQEGYGNVHHLALRVADEEALRFWIEKINRLEFPNSGFVERFYFKSEYFLAATHVLFELATDGPGFLEDETYEHAGEKLSLPPFLEPKRAGIEEFVRPFDTSDANVQRN from the coding sequence ATGAATACACAAATTTTAGGTTTACACCACGTCACTGCCATGACTTCAAGTGCTGAAAAAATTTATCACTTTTTCACCGATATTTTAGGTCTACGTTTAATTAAGAAGACTGTCAACCAAGACGATATTGAAACATATCATTTATTTTTTGCTGATGATGCCGGCTCTCCCGGAACAGATATGACTTTCTTTGACTTCCCAGGCTTACCTAAAGGAACCAAAGGAACCAATACAATTTCTCGTACTTCCTTCCGTGTAAAAGATGATGCTGCTTTGGATTACTGGGTATCACGCTTTAATGAATATGTAATTGATCATGGAGAAATTCAAGAACGTTTTGGTAAAAAGTATTTAGAATTTGAAGACTTTGACAATCAACGTTACCAACTTATTTCTGATGAAAAGAACCAAGGTGTTGCAGCCGGCACGCCTTGGAAAAAATCTAACGTCCCTAGTGAACATGCTTTAATCGGCTTAGGACCAGCCTTTGTAACTGTCGAAAATTACGAACATCTGCAACTAGTTTTAACTGAAGTTTTAGGATTCAAATTGATTGATGCTGAAGGTAGTTTCCATTTATTTGAAGTTGGCGAAGGTGGAAATGGTGCCAGCATCATCGTAGAGCATCGGGAAGATTTGCCAGCGGCTCAAGAAGGCTACGGCAATGTCCATCACTTAGCCTTGCGCGTTGCCGATGAGGAAGCACTACGTTTCTGGATTGAAAAAATTAATCGTTTGGAATTTCCTAATTCTGGCTTTGTGGAACGTTTTTACTTTAAATCTGAATATTTCTTGGCAGCAACACATGTTTTATTTGAACTGGCAACCGATGGTCCTGGGTTTTTAGAGGATGAAACCTATGAACACGCTGGTGAAAAATTATCATTACCGCCATTTTTAGAACCAAAACGGGCAGGGATTGAAGAATTTGTGCGTCCTTTCGATACTTCAGATGCGAATGTTCAACGAAATTAG
- a CDS encoding chitinase: protein MKLKKIIPAFLLLSTVAVGLWLTPTQASADAADTMVDISGKKVLVGYWHNWASKGRDGYKQGTSASLNLSEVNQAYNVVPVSFMKSDGTTRIPTFKPYNQTDTAFRQEVAQLNSQGRAVLLALGGADAHIQLVKGDEQAFANEIIRQVETYGFDGLDIDLEQLAITAGDNQTVIPAALKIDKDHYRAQGKNFIITMAPEFPYLKPGAAYETYITSLNGYYDYIAPQLYNQGGDGVWVDEIMTWVAQSNDALKYEFLYYMSDSLIHGTRGYLQIPNDKLVLGLPANRDAAGSGYVVEATPVAKTFDQLAKDGNPIRGLMTWSANWDVGQDVNGKSYNNEFATRYSNLVK, encoded by the coding sequence ATGAAGCTAAAAAAAATAATTCCTGCTTTTCTCCTTCTTTCAACCGTTGCAGTTGGCTTGTGGTTAACGCCTACTCAAGCTTCTGCAGATGCTGCGGATACGATGGTAGATATCTCTGGCAAAAAAGTGTTGGTTGGATATTGGCATAACTGGGCCTCAAAAGGACGCGATGGTTACAAACAAGGAACATCAGCATCACTGAACCTTTCAGAAGTAAATCAAGCCTACAATGTCGTACCGGTTTCCTTCATGAAAAGCGATGGCACGACACGGATTCCTACGTTCAAGCCTTATAACCAAACAGACACTGCCTTCCGACAAGAAGTCGCACAATTAAATAGTCAAGGTCGCGCAGTTTTATTGGCACTTGGTGGAGCAGATGCACATATCCAATTAGTCAAAGGCGATGAACAAGCCTTTGCGAATGAAATCATTCGTCAAGTGGAAACATACGGCTTTGATGGTTTAGACATCGACTTAGAGCAATTGGCGATTACTGCTGGCGACAACCAAACCGTCATCCCTGCTGCATTGAAAATAGACAAAGACCATTATCGAGCACAAGGAAAAAATTTCATCATTACGATGGCGCCAGAATTCCCTTATTTAAAACCTGGTGCCGCTTATGAAACATACATTACTTCCCTAAATGGTTATTATGATTACATTGCCCCACAATTATATAACCAAGGCGGCGACGGTGTCTGGGTTGATGAAATTATGACTTGGGTTGCTCAAAGCAACGATGCTCTAAAATACGAGTTCCTCTATTATATGTCTGATTCATTAATCCATGGTACGCGCGGCTATCTACAGATACCAAACGATAAATTAGTCCTTGGTTTACCAGCAAATCGGGATGCTGCTGGTAGCGGCTATGTCGTTGAGGCTACCCCTGTAGCCAAAACTTTTGATCAGTTAGCAAAAGACGGTAATCCTATCCGTGGCTTAATGACTTGGTCTGCAAATTGGGACGTTGGTCAAGATGTCAACGGCAAGTCCTACAACAATGAATTTGCGACACGTTATAGTAACCTTGTAAAATAA
- a CDS encoding flavin reductase family protein, with protein MIHYNSNELSAKTAYKFLSGSIIPRPIAWVTTQDTATGIVNAAPFSFFNAAAAEIPLATLSILRPDKAPKDTARNILATKELVIHFVNEDVLTQMNQTSAPLAAEISEIDTFGIETIASQTVAVPAIKAAPIRMEARLHQYIPIANHEGQIITDLFIVEITDFYFDSAVFDEEHQYILPEKLQPIARLAGNDYTTLGEIREVRRPT; from the coding sequence ATGATTCATTACAATAGTAACGAGTTATCTGCAAAAACAGCGTATAAATTTTTATCAGGAAGCATTATCCCTCGGCCAATCGCTTGGGTTACAACACAAGATACAGCCACAGGTATCGTCAACGCTGCCCCCTTTAGTTTCTTTAATGCAGCGGCAGCTGAAATTCCTTTAGCAACGTTATCCATTTTACGACCAGACAAAGCGCCTAAAGATACGGCACGAAACATCTTGGCTACTAAAGAACTTGTCATCCATTTCGTTAACGAAGACGTTCTTACTCAAATGAATCAGACTTCGGCACCTTTAGCAGCAGAGATCAGTGAAATTGACACATTCGGTATTGAAACCATTGCCAGCCAGACTGTTGCTGTTCCAGCAATCAAAGCCGCGCCGATTCGGATGGAAGCTCGCTTACATCAATATATACCTATTGCTAACCATGAAGGTCAAATTATTACGGATTTATTCATTGTAGAAATTACCGATTTCTATTTTGATTCAGCCGTTTTCGATGAAGAACATCAGTACATTTTACCTGAAAAACTCCAACCGATTGCTCGTTTAGCAGGCAATGATTATACAACATTGGGCGAAATCCGTGAAGTTCGCCGCCCAACGTAA
- a CDS encoding GntR family transcriptional regulator — protein sequence MLLEIDEQSEQPIYQQLIDQIIVGIAKGELVPNESLPSIRQLADEIGVNMMTVSKAYNKLKQSGYIVTDRRNGTKIAAKLPATAVWQQQLHERLELLLAESFLHQQSEAEIQALIQKIYQNFDSKGRAL from the coding sequence ATGCTTTTAGAAATAGATGAACAAAGCGAACAGCCCATCTATCAGCAACTCATTGATCAAATCATTGTAGGCATTGCCAAAGGTGAACTGGTTCCCAATGAAAGTTTGCCTTCTATCCGACAATTGGCGGACGAAATCGGGGTCAATATGATGACTGTTTCAAAAGCTTATAATAAGTTAAAACAATCAGGTTATATTGTGACTGACCGTCGTAACGGCACCAAAATTGCCGCAAAGTTACCTGCTACCGCTGTTTGGCAACAGCAATTGCATGAGCGTTTAGAACTTCTGTTGGCTGAAAGTTTTTTACATCAGCAATCCGAAGCAGAAATCCAAGCACTTATTCAGAAAATTTATCAAAATTTTGATTCGAAAGGGCGTGCACTATAA
- a CDS encoding DMT family transporter: MEGKENKMSKAWLKVIFGAFCEVIWVIGMKHSTTWWEILGTVIAIFISFYALIKAGEELPVGTAYAVFVGLGSAGTIVTDHFLFHTPLGIGKVLFLLLLLIGVIGLKMVTGNKEEETR, from the coding sequence TTGGAAGGGAAGGAAAACAAGATGAGTAAAGCTTGGTTAAAAGTTATTTTTGGCGCTTTTTGTGAAGTGATTTGGGTCATTGGCATGAAGCATAGTACAACATGGTGGGAGATTTTAGGGACAGTAATCGCAATCTTTATCAGTTTTTATGCGCTGATTAAAGCAGGAGAGGAATTGCCAGTCGGCACAGCCTATGCTGTATTTGTCGGCTTAGGTAGTGCTGGAACTATTGTAACAGATCATTTTTTATTCCACACACCATTGGGCATAGGAAAAGTTCTTTTTCTGTTGCTGTTATTAATAGGTGTGATTGGCTTAAAAATGGTAACTGGAAATAAAGAGGAGGAAACAAGATGA
- a CDS encoding heavy-metal-associated domain-containing protein, translating to MEKTVKIDGMKCDGCVQAVTEKFSGIDGVTNVAVHLADQTAIVTADREVSQDELNTTLADTKFKVVSE from the coding sequence ATGGAAAAAACAGTAAAAATTGATGGGATGAAATGTGATGGCTGTGTTCAAGCGGTCACTGAAAAATTTAGTGGAATTGACGGCGTAACGAATGTTGCGGTTCACTTGGCAGATCAAACAGCCATTGTGACAGCAGATCGTGAAGTAAGCCAAGATGAACTGAATACCACGTTGGCAGATACAAAATTTAAGGTTGTCAGCGAATAA